A single window of Thiomicrorhabdus immobilis DNA harbors:
- the pyrF gene encoding orotidine-5'-phosphate decarboxylase, whose product MSSNNLPVSLDPKVLVALDFANADAALQFVKTLDKSACRLKVGKELFAVAGPEFVKALIEQGFDVFLDLKYHDIPNTVAKAVQAAARMGVWMVNVHALGGRKMMQAAKDALDELTDVERKPLLIAVTILTSMEQQDLAEIGLQGSPQDNVLRLAKLAEDSGLDGVVCSAQEAQPLRQIVSEQFCLVTPGIRPAGSAVNDQKRIMTPAEAMAAGSSYLVVGRPITQSDSPLEVLKQINESLN is encoded by the coding sequence ATGAGTTCAAATAATCTTCCTGTTTCTTTAGACCCTAAAGTATTAGTCGCTTTAGATTTTGCTAATGCCGATGCGGCGCTCCAGTTTGTGAAAACTTTGGATAAATCAGCTTGTCGCTTAAAGGTGGGTAAAGAGTTATTTGCGGTAGCGGGGCCTGAATTTGTCAAAGCCTTAATCGAGCAAGGCTTCGATGTTTTTCTGGATTTGAAATATCATGATATTCCCAATACAGTGGCGAAAGCGGTGCAAGCTGCCGCCCGCATGGGGGTTTGGATGGTGAATGTCCATGCGCTGGGTGGCCGCAAAATGATGCAGGCCGCAAAAGATGCATTGGATGAACTAACTGATGTAGAAAGAAAGCCATTGCTTATTGCGGTGACGATTTTGACCAGCATGGAGCAGCAAGATTTAGCTGAGATTGGCTTGCAAGGCTCACCACAAGACAATGTCTTGCGTTTAGCTAAATTGGCTGAAGACTCGGGGTTGGACGGGGTTGTCTGTTCTGCTCAAGAGGCACAGCCTTTACGTCAGATTGTGAGTGAACAATTTTGCCTGGTAACGCCTGGGATTCGTCCGGCCGGTAGTGCGGTGAACGATCAAAAACGGATTATGACGCCTGCAGAGGCTATGGCTGCAGGGTCCAGTTATTTAGTGGTAGGGCGCCCGATCACTCAGTCAGACTCGCCTTTAGAAGTGTTGAAGCAAATTAATGAGAGTCTGAATTAA
- the rpsF gene encoding 30S ribosomal protein S6: protein MRHYEVVFLVHPDQSEQVPAMLERYRALIEQSGGQIHRLEDWGRRQLAYLINKVHKAHYIMLNIECTQEALDELENAFYYNDAVLRSMFTKQKTAITEPSVMVAKKDDRSDKRRDTREDKE from the coding sequence ATGCGTCATTATGAAGTCGTATTTCTAGTGCACCCTGATCAATCTGAACAGGTTCCTGCAATGCTAGAACGTTACCGTGCCCTTATCGAACAGTCTGGTGGTCAAATTCACCGTTTAGAAGACTGGGGTCGCCGTCAACTTGCTTACCTTATCAATAAGGTACACAAAGCTCATTACATCATGCTTAACATTGAGTGTACTCAAGAAGCACTTGATGAACTTGAAAATGCTTTCTACTACAACGATGCTGTTTTACGTAGCATGTTCACTAAGCAGAAAACTGCAATTACTGAACCTTCAGTAATGGTAGCTAAGAAAGATGATCGTTCTGATAAGCGTCGCGATACTCGCGAAGATAAGGAGT